The Lates calcarifer isolate ASB-BC8 linkage group LG6, TLL_Latcal_v3, whole genome shotgun sequence genome includes a region encoding these proteins:
- the stk35 gene encoding serine/threonine-protein kinase 35, with the protein MLTFNKKQVMDICDGKKRRKVSGCVRGCRRTVAGKMRREACKVLRSLTVEDNNHTEPMEEEEDDDCFSISFLRNERLEPAMVVSPRYSLLREVGRGSYGVVYEAIARKTGTRVAVKRLQCDAPENVELALAEFWALTSLENRHQNVVQLEECVLQRNGLAQKMSHGNKRSKQYLRLVETSLKGERILGYPEEPCYLWFVMEFCEGGDLNQYILSRRPDPQTNRSFMRQLTSAVAFLHKNNIVHRDLKPDNILISQKSGSPVLKVADFGLSKVCAGLNSKNSEEHPTAGAGSKGSNQNNIVNINKFWLSSACGSDFYMAPEVWEGHYTAKADIFALGIIIWAMIERITFIDAESKRELLGTYIRQGTEIVPVGEALLENPKMVLHIPQKARSSMSEGVKKLLQDMLAVNPQDRPDAFQLEVRMDQVTCAA; encoded by the exons ATGCTTactttcaacaaaaaacaagttaTGGATATTTGCGAcgggaagaagaggagaaaggtaAGTGGCTGTGTGCGGGGCTGTAGGCGGACTGTGGCTGGAAAGATGAGGCGGGAGGCTTGCAAAGTCCTCCGCTCCCTCACGGTGGAGGATAACAATCACACGGAGCccatggaggaggaagaggacgacGACTGCTTCTCCATCAGCTTCCTCCGGAATGAGCGCCTGGAGCCCGCCATGGTAGTATCTCCCCGGTACAGTCTGCTACGGGAGGTCGGCCGGGGAAGCTATGGGGTGGTGTATGAGGCTATAGCCCGGAAGACAGGGACCAGGGTAGCGGTGAAGAGGCTCCAGTGCGACGCCCCGGAAAACGTAGAGCTGGCTCTAGCCGAGTTCTGGGCCCTGACGAGCCTGGAGAACCGACATCAGAATGTGGTCCAGCTGGAGGAATGTGTTCTGCAGAGGAACGGCCTGGCCCAGAAGATGAGCCACGGCAACAAGAGGTCCAAACAGTACCTACGTTTGGTTGAAACCTCACTCAAAG GGGAGCGCATCCTGGGTTACCCAGAGGAGCCGTGCTACCTCTGGTTCGTCATGGAGTTTTGTGAGGGTGGGGACCTCAACCAGTACATCTTGTCCCGGCGGCCTGACCCCCAGACCAATAGGAGCTTCATGCGGCAGTTGACGAGTGCAGTAGCTTTCCTGCACAAGAACAACATTGTCCATCGTGATTTGAAGCCAGACAACATTCTCATCTCACAGAAATCTGGTTCACCTGTTCTCAAAGTAGCCGACTTTGGCCTCAGTAAGGTTTGTGCTGGCCTCAATTCCAAGAACAGTGAAGAACACCCCACAGCAGGAGCAGGTAGCAAAGGCAGCAATCAGAACAACATCGTCAATATTAACAAGTTCTGGTTGTCATCAGCTTGTGGCTCAGACTTCTACATGGCCCCTGAAGTGTGGGAGGGCCACTACACAGCCAAGGCTGATATTTTTGCCTTGGGCATCATCATCTGGGCAATGATCGAGCGGATCACTTTCATTGACGCAGAGTCCAAACGTGAACTGCTCGGCACCTACATACGGCAGGGCACAGAGATTGTACCTGTTGGGGAGGCTTTGTTGGAGAACCCCAAGATGGTTCTCCATATCCCTCAGAAGGCCAGGAGCTCCATGTCTGAGGGGGTGAAGAAACTCCTCCAGGACATGCTTGCAGTCAACCCTCAGGACCGACCAGATGCCTTCCAGCTGGAGGTGCGGATGGACCAAGTCACATGTGCTGCATGA
- the LOC108900478 gene encoding targeting protein for Xklp2-A: MGTCDRSDFLNTFLNIQNKDTVESLSFELSQVPQFKAKPLPDFDSVVLPEKKKLEPTKPEPFRLLLDERGAVRSSRWEQMVKEEQKQQEQATVFKARPNTVTHKEPFQPKKEDHAAAGKTVNTDHQP, translated from the exons ATGGGTACATG TGATAGGTCAGACTTTTTAAATACCTTCTTAAACATCCAGAATAAAGACACTGTTGAATCACTTTCCTTTGAACTTTCCCAGGTACCACAGTTCAAAGCCAAGCCACTGCCAGATTTTGACAGTGTGGTCCtacctgaaaagaaaaagctggAGCCAACGAAGCCAGAACCCTTCAGACTGCTCCTGGATGAGCGTGGCGCTGTCAGGAGCAGTCGCTGGGAACAGATG GTAAAAGAAGAGCAGAAACAACAAGAACAGGCGACAGTATTCAAAGCCAGGCCCAACACTGTCACTCATAAAGAGCCTTTCCAACCCAAAAAGGAGGATCACGCTGCAGCAGGTAAGACTGTTAACACAGATCACCAACCCTAA